ACCTTCATCAGCACGTGCACTTCGTCTTCACGCTCGGCGTACGCCGACGGGCCCGACTGCTCGGTGGGCATCCACCGGGTGGTCGTGCCACCGGCCATGACGGACGCGTTGTCCTTGTACGCCACGACCGTGCCGTGTCCGTTGACGCGCTCGGTGTGACGGATCATGCCGAACAGCGAGGAGGTCTGCTCCTCGCCGTCGACGATGAAATCGGCGTTGAAGATCTTGTGGCGGCAGTGCTCGGAGTTGGCCTGCGCGAACATCATCAGCTCGACGTCGCTCGGGTTGCGGCCGAGCCCGTTGAACGCGTCGACCAGGTAGTCGATCTCGTCGTCGGCGAGGGCCAGACCGAAGGTGGTGTTGGCTTCCTCGATGGCCACCCGTCCACGGCCCAGCAGGTCGATGCGCTCCAACGGTTCAGGGTCGCGTTCGTCGAACAGGTGGGCCGCGGCGGCTTGATCGGGGAAGGCCGACTCGGTCATCCGGTCGTGCAACACGGCAGCCGCGGACTGCCAGTCGGTGACCTCGCCGGTGAGCACGAACTCGGTGACCCGCTCGACCCGATGCACCGGAATGCCGCAGTTGTGCACGATGTCGGTGGCCTTCGACGCCCACGGCGAGATCGTGCCGAGGCGGGGCGTCACGACCACCAGCGTGCCCTCGGTCGGACCCTCGTAGGGGTCGCCGTAGGTCAGGATGCGGGCGATGGAGTCAGCGCTGAGACCGTCGAGCTCGCCTTCGGTCGCCACCCAGTGCAGGTGCCGCGCGGCGACGCCGGTGATCGACGGCTGCGCCTGCTGCAGACGCGTGAGCAGCGCGCGGGCGCGGAAGTGCGAGAGTGCCGACCCGCCAGGAACCTGGGTGAGGACGTAGTGCGAGGAAGCCATGAGCTGGGGTTCTCCTGGTGCGACAAGCCGGGTCTACAGGGTATCGACCCGCGTGCGAGCGGCTTGTCACGGTTCAGCGTCACGGCTCGGACGGCGGCCGGGCAGCCTCTTCGCCTATGGGTCGGTGAGGTCGTGCCAGGTTTCGGTGAGTCCTGGTGTGGTGCGGTAGGTGTGTCCGGTGGGTGAGGTCCACTCGACGATCCCGTTGGGGTGTAACCGGATCCGCCACTGGGTTTGCTTCATCCGGTGATGTCGCCGACAGAGGCATTCGAGGTTGACCGTTGTGGTGGGCCCCTGGGGCCATTCGACCGCGTGGTCGAGGTCGACGTTCTTGATCGCGGGACGGTCACAGCCGGGTGCCCGACACCGCTGGTCCCTGGTTTTCACGTACCTCGCCATCGTCGGTGGCGGCCGGTAGCTGTCGCTGGCCATCGTGTTCGCGGTGGGTTCCCCGGTGACGGGGTCGAACTCGAAGCTACTCACGGTGACTTTGTCGGCGAACCGGGCCAGGTCGGTCAGGCTGTCGGCGTCGATCGCACCGGCACGGGCGTGGACGCTCGTCGCGCCGCGTTCACGCATGTCGGAGACGAAGGCCCGGCCGTCACTGTCTTTGCCGGCATTGTCTTTGCCGGCACTGTCTCGACCCCTGGTGCTGCTGCCACCGAACGCTGCCGGTATCTCTGGCTCGACATACGGCTCAGTGGCCGGTGGTTCAGCATCACTGCCGTCCCCATGGTCACTGTCGTCAGCACGGCCCTCGCCATTGCCGTTGTTGCTGTCGTCGGCATGGCAACTGTCGTCGGCATGGCAACTGTCGTCGGCACGGCCACTGTCGTCGGCACGGCCACTGTCGTCGGCACGGCCACTGTCGTCAGCAAGGCCGTCGTCGTCGTTGCTGTTGTTGCTGTCTTTGCCAGCAGTCCCTTTTGCCCCGGTAGCCCCGGTAGCCCCGGCAGCAGCCGGTGCCTGGTTGGTGGGCTTTGTCCAGGTCTTCCCGGCCGTGCCGAAGGTCGGGGTGAGCACCTGGATGTCGAGGTTCAAGGTCACATTCCGCATCGCGAGGTCGAAGAACGCATCCACCCGGTACTCGCCCAACGTCTTGTCGGACTCGTCGCCGTGTTTCATCGCGAACGCCAACTGGTCGATCGCGTCCTTGACCGCGGTGATCTGCCCGTTGTCCCCAATGACAGTCAGCACCGACAACCCCGGCGTCGGATGCGGATCCTGGAACACACCGCACTGCTGCGCCCTCGTCTTCCGCGCCGTCTCTCGAGCGGCGGAGGGTTGATGCTTCCCCACCAACGTCCGGCACGACTTGCGTGCCTGACCCCTGGTTGTCTGGTGGACTCCCCGGCCGAGGATCTCCGCCTCGACCGTTTCGCACACATCCGGGGAGGCGTCCTGCAACTCCGTCGCAATATCCGCGGCCGTCTCCAGATTCGCCCGGCCCGCGGCGACTTCCCGCAACAGGTTCGGGGTGCGGGTCACCATCCGGGCGGAGCGTTGCACCAACCCGATCCCGGCCTGGATCCCCAACCCCAGTTCGGCAGCGACCGTGTCGGCGGAGTACATGCTCGTGAACCCCTGACCGTGCCGCACCCACGGCGTCTTCCTCGTGCCCTGCGGACCGTCGGGGTGCTCCCACCGAGCGAACTCCGCAATCGAACGAGCCCGCACCGCTTCCATCGACTGTGCTGCTTGATGCGCGGCACGGGTCGCGTCCTCGAACAACGTCATCCGATCGAACACCCGCGACTCGGCCACCAACACCTCATCCAGACCCGCGTCCAGAACAGTCAAGGCTTCGTCGTCGGCACGACCGGCCGACCCATCGGGCGCCGCCGCAGGCGCGGCTGATCCGACTGCCCCAAGTGTTCCTGCCGGGGCAGTCGTTTCGGGGAACAGGTCGTACCCGAGGAGCGCGTCGGGTTCGTCGACCGTGAACGGGTCGTCCTGCCCGAGCAACTCGTAGGCGTGGGCGCTGAGGATCTTGGAGATGATCAGCATGATCGTCACCGGGTTCGCACCCGGCACCAAATGAGGCTGGGACGCCAACTCGATCGCGGCGTCCAACCCGTCTTCGAAGATCACAGATTCAAGCAACTCGGCCGGGTCGATACCGCCCGGTCGAGCCTCGAATTCTGGTGTCCCCTCCATGCGCTAATCATACGCATGTTCGAACCCGATAGGAAGGGTTTCAACAGGCGAATTTGGTTGATTTCTGAAGGGTTTTCGCGGATCTCGACTCGACCTCCGCCACCGCTCCCACACCATCGCAACCCCCGCGAAAGTTTGCAGAATCGCGCGCTTGCGTCGCGTGTCCTGTAAACCTTCGCGGGGTGGGGGGTGCGCCCGGCAAGCAGGCTCAGCGCGTGTCCACCTCCACCTTCGCCGGCACAGCCCGGGCGGCCGCGACCGAGACCAGCAGCAGCACCGCCGCGATGGCCAGCACCACCTGGAAGGCCGGCGCGAACAGATCCACCGGCGCCGCACGTCCGACCGACTGCACGACCTCGAAGAAGACCGTTCCGATCACCGCGATACCGACCGCATTGGCCAGCTGGCCGCTGGTGTTGAACAGCCCCGAGGCCGAACCCGCGTGCTCGACCGGCACATCGGCGAGCGCGAACAGACCCACCGGAGCCACCATCAGCCCGAACCCGACACCGGTGACGACCATCGGCGCGACGAACGCCCACCACGGGGTGGTCACCGACGCGAGGTGCACCACGACCGCCATCACGGCGAGTCCGGCAGCCATCACCAGTGCGCCGAGTTGCAACACCTGCCGCCCGATGCGCAGGGCGAGCACGGTCACGCCGAAGCCGGCAGCGGCCGAGGTCGCCACCGCGAACGGCACTCCGACCAGACCCGCTTTCAGCACCGACCAGCCGAGCCCGGCCTGGAAGTAGACGGTCTGGGCGAGGAAGTAGGCCGAGAGCGCACCGAACAGCAGCATTTGCACGGCGGTGCCGCCGGCGAAGCCGCGTCCGCGATAGAGCTCCAGGTTGACCAGCGGCTCCAAGCCGGCTCGTTGCACGCGACGCTGGTGGCGCACGAAGCCTGCAAGCACGACGGCACCGACGATCATCAGCGCGAATCCCCATTCGGGCCAACCGAGGTCGTGACCCATCGTGAGCGGGTAGAGCACCGCGAGCAGGCCGGCCGCGAGCACCGCGACGGCTCCCGGGTTGAGTCCGGGGCTAACGGCCGAGCGTGACTCGGGGATCCAGCGCAGCGCCGCCACAAGGGCGAGCAGTCCGACCGGCACATTGACCAAGAAGATTGCGCGCCAACCCGATCCGGCGATGTCAAGGTCGGTCAGCACCGCGCCGAGCACGGGCCCGATGACGGTCGAGATACCGGCCAGGGCCGTGAACGCGCCCATCGCCTTGCCGCGCTCCTCGGGCGCGTACATCACCTGCAGGCTCGACAACACCTGCGGCACCATCGCTGCGGCGCCGAGACCTTGCAGCGCCCGGAACAACACCAACGCCTCGGCGGACGGCGCTGCGCCGCAGGCGGCCGACAGCAGGGTGAACGCGACGAGTCCGCCGACGAACAGCCGCTTGCGACCGAAGCGGTCGCCCAGTCGCGAGCCGGTGATCAATGCGATAGCGAATGCCAACGGGTAGGCCGCGATGATCCATTGCAATTGCGGGCCGGTGGCCTGCAGATCGGCTTCGATGCTGGGCAGCGCGACGTTGACGATCGTGACGTCGATGAGTTCCATCGCCGAGGCGAGGAAGAGGCTGATGAGCGCGACCGTGCGAGCGCGGCCGGTCGGCAACGTGTCGCTGACGCGGTCGGCCGGCGAGCGGCCGGTGACGGGAGATTCGTCGTCCCTGGTGATGGTGGACATGTCGTGACCCTTTCGAAGGCGAAGTCTGGTGACATCACGACGCTAAAAGGCATTCCGGCCACTTCCTGACCGCTTTGTGGCGGACACTGAATTCATGGCCAACACGAGTTCCCGCACGCTGCGACTGCTGTCCCTGCTGCAGACCCACCGCTTCTGGCCCGGCACCGAGCTCGCCGGACGCCTGGAGGTCAGTGAGCGCACGCTGCGCCGCGACGTCGATCGGCTGCGCGAGCTCGGCTACCCGGTGCGCTCGAGCCGCGGTGTCGACGGCGGCTATCAACTCGAAGCCGGTGGGTCGATGCCGCCGCTGGTGGTCGACGAGCAGGAAGCGATCGCCCTCGTCGTGGCTCTCGGATCCTCAAGCGCTCCAGGCGAACTCGGCGATGCGACGCTCAGTGCACTGTCGAAGGTGATGCAGGTGCTCCCGGCGAAGCTGCGGCGTCGCGCGGAGGCCATCCGCGCCGTCACGGTCGACTCGCCGTTCGGCACGGCACCCGAGGTGGACGCGTCCGTCTTGGCCGGCGTCGCGGCGGCCACTCGCGACCACGAACGAATCCGGTTCTCCTACACAGCTCGTGGAGGGCAAGCCGCCGGCGACACCATCGGCCGCTATGCCGAGCCGCACCATCTCGTCACCGTCGGCACCCGTTGGTACCTGGTGGCCTACGACCTCGACCGACTCGACTGGCGGTCGTTCCGCGTCGATCGGATGAGCGAGCCGGTCGGCACCAGATCGCTGTTCCGGCCGCGCGAGGTGCCCGGTGGCGACCCCGCCGCCTACGTGCGCTCGGGCCTCAACGGACGCGACGAATCACTCACTCTCACAGCGCTGCTGCACGCACCGGCGCAGGAGATGGGGCCGCGATGGGGTCGCTACGGTGAGATCAGCGCGGTCGACGACCACACCTGCCGGGTGCGGATGGAGGTGCGCCACCCGGGCTGGGCGATCTTCGGGCTCGGGATGAGCGGGGTGCCGTTCGAGATCGAGCAGGCGAGCCCGCAGATCCACGAAGCGATGGCCGATTGGGCGCAGCGCTTCGCAGTCGCCACCCGGTAACCGGTCAGTGATCGACGGCGTCGACCACGGCAGCAGCGAGCACGGTGTGGCCATCGGAGTTGGGATGGTCGCCCTCGCCGGCGAGGTAGTCGGTGACGTCGGCCCTGCCGTCGGCACCATTGAGCGCGGTGTACACGTCGGCGTACGCCACCCCCTCCTCGGTGGCGATGCGGTCGATGGCACGGAGTCGCCGAGCCCGACGACGCGCAACGGCGGACTCGACGAAACGGTGGCCGCGATCGCGTCACCTTTTCCCGGCAGCGGCTGCATCGCCGTGCTCGCGCTGCTCAGCCCGATGCACGCGAGCGCGAGCAGCGCCGACGCGACACCCAAGTGGGTGCGACGCCCGACGCTGACGCTGTCGTGGCACACCCGTGAGCGTGCCCGCACGACCTCCGACGAACCTGGGAGCCGCGTGCGCGGCGCCCGAACGCCGATCAGCGGAAGGCCGACTGCCCGGTCAGCGCCTGGCCGATCATCAACTGGTGCACCTCGGAGGTGCCCTCGTAGGTGAGCACCGACTCCAGGTTGTTCGCGTGCCGCAGCACCGGGTATTCCAGCGTGATGCCGTTGGCACCCAACAGAGTTCGACACTCACGGGCGATCTTGATCGCCTCACGCACGTTGTTGAGCTTGCCCAGGCTGATCTGCTCCGGGCGCACGCCGTCGCCGTCCTTGAGCCGGCCGAGGTGCAGCGCCAGCAGCATCGCCTTGCCCAACTCGAGCGTCATGTCGGCCAGCTTGGTCTGGGTGATCTGGTAACCGGCGAGCGGCTTGCCGAAGATGTCGCGGTCGCCGGTGTACGACAGCGCGGTCTCGATGCAGTCGCGGGCGGCACCCACCGCACCGAAGACGATGCCGAACCGCGCCTCGTTCAGGCACGAGAGCGGCCCCGACAGGCCGGCGGCCTCCGGCAACATCGCCGAGCCGGGCAGCCGCACATCGTCCAGCACGATCTCGCCGGTCACCGAGGCACGCAGCGACAGCTTCTTCTTGATCTCCGGGGCGCTGAATCCCTTTGTGTCCGTGGGCACTACGAACCCGCGGACGTCGCGGCTCGACTCCCCGGTCTTGGCCCAGACCACGGCCACATCGGCGACCGGCGCGTTCGTGATCCACATCTTCGAACCGTTCAGCACCCAGTCGTCGCCGTCGCGGCGGGCCCGCGTGCGCATGCCGCCCGGGTCGGAGCCGAAGTCGGGCTCGGTGAGGCCGAAGCACCCGATCGCCTCGCCGGCGGCCATCCGCGGCAGCCACTCCTGCTTCTGCTCCTCGCTGCCGAACCGCCAGATCGCGAACATCGCCAGCGAGCCCTGCACCGACACCAGCGAGCGGATGCCGGAGTCGGCGGCCTCGAGTTCGAGGCAGGCCAGGCCGTAAGCAGTCGCCGAGGTGCCCGCGCAGCCGTAACCCTCCAGGTGCATGCCGAGCAGCCCCATCTCGCCCAGCTTCGGCGCGAGTTCCTTGACCGGCACCGTGCCCGCGTCGTACCAATCCTGCAGGTGCGGGCGCACCTGCGCGTCCAACAACGAGCGGACGGCGGACGTCATGTCGCGGTCGTCGGGGTCGATGAGGGAGTCGATTCCGAACAGTTCGGTGGGGCTCTGCGCAGCCATGGGCCTCGCCTTTCGTCGAAGTACGCGATCGGCACGAACCTACTTCGCGGCAGCCGGATCAGGGCAGCCCACATGGGCACGTCGCATCGTGTGCGGGTCCCGGGTCAGCGATTCACCGCGGCCACCACCGCCGCCGCCAGCAAGGCGTGGTCGTCGGAGTTGGGGTGGTCGCCGTCGTCGACGAGGTAGTCGGACACGTCGCCGGCGGTCTCCTTGAGGGCGGAGTACGCGTCGACGTAGGCCGTGGCCGACCCACCTCCGACCACCCTGGGAATGCGGCTGTGATTCGGCTGGGAGAACGACCCCGTCGGTGGACCGCCTCTGGTCAGTGTCGGTATCGCGACGTAGCGTGAAGGAGTGACGAACCCACCCTCCATCCGCACCGTCGGCGAGTTGCGCGCGAGCGGACACCAGAGCAAGCACCTGCGCGAAGAGATCCGGGACAACCTGCTCGCGGCCCTCGCCGAGGGACGCGACCCGTGGCCCGGGCTGCACGGGCTCGACGACACCGTCGTGCCGCAGCTGGAGCGGGCGCTGCTCGCCGGCCACGACATCGTGTTGCTCGGCGAACGCGGCCAGGGCAAGACCCGCATCCTGCGCACCCTGGTCGGGTTGCTCGACGAGTGGACGCCGGTGATCGACGGGTCGGAGCTCGGCGAGCACCCGTACGCCCCGATCACCCACGCCTCGAAGCAGCGCGCGGCCGAACTCGGCGACGACCTGCCGGTCGCCTGGCGGCACCGTGACGAGCGCTACGCCGAGAAGCTCGCCACCCCCGACACCTCGGTGGCCGACCTCATCGGCGACGTCGACCCGATGAAGGTGGCCGAGGGCCGCAGCCTCGGCGACCCCGAGACCATCCACTTCGGGCTGATCCCGCGCTCGCACCGCGGCATCGTCGCGATCAACGAGCTGCCCGACCTCGCCGAGCGCATCCAGGTGGCGATGCTCAACGTGATGGAGGAGCGCGACATCCAGATCCGCGGCTACATCCTGCGGTTGCCGCTCGATGTGCTCGTGGTGGCCAGCGCCAACCCGGAGGACTACACCAACCGCGGTCGCATCATCACCCCGCTGAAAGACCGCTTCGGCGCCGAGATCCGCACCCACTACCCGGTCGAGCTGGCCGACGAGATGGCGGTCATCCGGCAGGAGGCCCATCTCGTCGCGGAGGTGCCCGACCCGCTGGTCGAGATCCTGGCGCGGTTCACCCGCGGGCTGCGCGAGTCGTCGTCGGTCGATCAGCGCTCCGGTGTCTCGGCCCGCTTCTCGATCGCCGGCGCCGAGACCGTCGCCGCAGCAGCGTTGCACCGCAAGGCAGTTCAGGGCGAGAAGGAAGCCGTCGCCCGGGTCGTCGACCTCGAGACCGCGGTCGATGTGCTCGGCGGCAAGGTGGAGTTCGAGGTGGGTGAGGAGGGCCGCGAACGGCCGATTCTCGACCACCTGCTGCGGACGGCGACCGCCGACACCGTGCGGCACCTGTTCGCCGGGCTCGACCTCGCGCCGCTGGTCGCCGCCTTCGAGGAGGGCACGCTGGTCACCACCGGCGAGCGGGTGACCGCCTCCGACTTCCTCGCCGCACTGCCGCCGCTGTCGGGCGGCTCGCTCTACGACGACATCGCCGACCGCATCGACGCCAAGAGTGACGGCGAGCGGGCCTGCGCGATCGAGCTCGCGCTCGAGGGCCTCTACCTCATCCGCAAGATCGACAAGCAGTCCGGCGACCGCGAAACCATCTACGGCTGAACGGAACCCGCATGACCCACGACTCCCGATACGCCCGGTTCACCGGCGGTCCCGACCCGCTCGCACCACCGGTCGACCTCGCCGACGCCCTGGCGAAGATCGGCGAGGACGTCATGGCCGGCTACTCCCCCGAGCAGGCCATACGGGAGTACCTGCGCCGCGGCAGCCACCACCGTCCCGGTCTCGACGAGTTGATGCGGCGGGTGTCGCAGCGACGCGAGGAGATCCTGGCGCGCAGCAACCTCGGCGGCACCCTGCAGCAGGTGAAGGAGTTGCTCGACAAGGCGGTGCTGGACGAGCGCAAGAGCCTGGCCCGGGCACTCGACGACGACGCGCGGTTCGCCGAGATGCGCATCGAGAACCTCCCGCCGTCGCCCGCGCAGGCGGTCACCGAACTGGCCGACTACCAGTGGCGTTCGCCCGAGGCCCGGGAGATGTACGACCAGATCAAGGACCTCCTCGGCCGCGAACTGCTCGACCAGAGGTTCGCCGGTATGAAGCAGGCGCTCGAGTCGGCGACGGACGAGGACCGCGCGGCGGTCAGCGACATGGTGAAGGACCTCAACGAGCTGCTCGGCAAGCGCGCCGCCGGGCAGGACACCGAGCAGGACTTCGCCGACTTCATGGCCAAGCACGGCGACTTCTTCCCCGAAAGCCCGCAGAATCTCGACGAACTGCTCGACGCCCTCGCGGCGCGCGCCGCCGCCGCCCAACGGATGCTCAACTCGATGACGCCCGAGCAGCGCGAGGAGCTCATGCAGTTGTCGGCGCAGGCCTTCGGGTCGCCGGAGCTGATGGAGCAACTCGGGCAAATGGACCAGTTGTTGCAGCAGCTGCGTCCGGGTGAGAACTGGGGCGGCTCGGAGGAGTTCGGCGGCGAGGAGGGCCTCGGCCTGGGCGACGGCACCGGCGCGCTGCAGGAGTTGGCGCAACTCGACGACCTCGTGCAGCAACTCGACCAAGACCGGCCGGGCGCCCGGATGGACGACATCGATCTCGACGCCGTCTCCCGACTGCTCGGGCAGGAGGCCGCGGTCGACGCCCGCACGCTCGCCGAGCTCGAGCGCGAACTGCGGGACAGCGGCCTGCTCACCAAGGGTTCGGACGGCGCACTTCGCCTGTCCCCCAAGGCGATGCGGCAACTCGGCAAAACTCTGCTGCGCGATGTCGCACACCGCATGTCGGGCCGCAGCGGGCAGCGCGACATGCGCCGCGCGGGCGCTGCCGGCGAACTCA
This genomic stretch from Calidifontibacter indicus harbors:
- a CDS encoding ATP-binding protein, whose product is MTNPPSIRTVGELRASGHQSKHLREEIRDNLLAALAEGRDPWPGLHGLDDTVVPQLERALLAGHDIVLLGERGQGKTRILRTLVGLLDEWTPVIDGSELGEHPYAPITHASKQRAAELGDDLPVAWRHRDERYAEKLATPDTSVADLIGDVDPMKVAEGRSLGDPETIHFGLIPRSHRGIVAINELPDLAERIQVAMLNVMEERDIQIRGYILRLPLDVLVVASANPEDYTNRGRIITPLKDRFGAEIRTHYPVELADEMAVIRQEAHLVAEVPDPLVEILARFTRGLRESSSVDQRSGVSARFSIAGAETVAAAALHRKAVQGEKEAVARVVDLETAVDVLGGKVEFEVGEEGRERPILDHLLRTATADTVRHLFAGLDLAPLVAAFEEGTLVTTGERVTASDFLAALPPLSGGSLYDDIADRIDAKSDGERACAIELALEGLYLIRKIDKQSGDRETIYG
- a CDS encoding helix-turn-helix transcriptional regulator, whose protein sequence is MANTSSRTLRLLSLLQTHRFWPGTELAGRLEVSERTLRRDVDRLRELGYPVRSSRGVDGGYQLEAGGSMPPLVVDEQEAIALVVALGSSSAPGELGDATLSALSKVMQVLPAKLRRRAEAIRAVTVDSPFGTAPEVDASVLAGVAAATRDHERIRFSYTARGGQAAGDTIGRYAEPHHLVTVGTRWYLVAYDLDRLDWRSFRVDRMSEPVGTRSLFRPREVPGGDPAAYVRSGLNGRDESLTLTALLHAPAQEMGPRWGRYGEISAVDDHTCRVRMEVRHPGWAIFGLGMSGVPFEIEQASPQIHEAMADWAQRFAVATR
- a CDS encoding HNH endonuclease signature motif containing protein — its product is MEGTPEFEARPGGIDPAELLESVIFEDGLDAAIELASQPHLVPGANPVTIMLIISKILSAHAYELLGQDDPFTVDEPDALLGYDLFPETTAPAGTLGAVGSAAPAAAPDGSAGRADDEALTVLDAGLDEVLVAESRVFDRMTLFEDATRAAHQAAQSMEAVRARSIAEFARWEHPDGPQGTRKTPWVRHGQGFTSMYSADTVAAELGLGIQAGIGLVQRSARMVTRTPNLLREVAAGRANLETAADIATELQDASPDVCETVEAEILGRGVHQTTRGQARKSCRTLVGKHQPSAARETARKTRAQQCGVFQDPHPTPGLSVLTVIGDNGQITAVKDAIDQLAFAMKHGDESDKTLGEYRVDAFFDLAMRNVTLNLDIQVLTPTFGTAGKTWTKPTNQAPAAAGATGATGAKGTAGKDSNNSNDDDGLADDSGRADDSGRADDSGRADDSCHADDSCHADDSNNGNGEGRADDSDHGDGSDAEPPATEPYVEPEIPAAFGGSSTRGRDSAGKDNAGKDSDGRAFVSDMRERGATSVHARAGAIDADSLTDLARFADKVTVSSFEFDPVTGEPTANTMASDSYRPPPTMARYVKTRDQRCRAPGCDRPAIKNVDLDHAVEWPQGPTTTVNLECLCRRHHRMKQTQWRIRLHPNGIVEWTSPTGHTYRTTPGLTETWHDLTDP
- a CDS encoding vWA domain-containing protein yields the protein MTHDSRYARFTGGPDPLAPPVDLADALAKIGEDVMAGYSPEQAIREYLRRGSHHRPGLDELMRRVSQRREEILARSNLGGTLQQVKELLDKAVLDERKSLARALDDDARFAEMRIENLPPSPAQAVTELADYQWRSPEAREMYDQIKDLLGRELLDQRFAGMKQALESATDEDRAAVSDMVKDLNELLGKRAAGQDTEQDFADFMAKHGDFFPESPQNLDELLDALAARAAAAQRMLNSMTPEQREELMQLSAQAFGSPELMEQLGQMDQLLQQLRPGENWGGSEEFGGEEGLGLGDGTGALQELAQLDDLVQQLDQDRPGARMDDIDLDAVSRLLGQEAAVDARTLAELERELRDSGLLTKGSDGALRLSPKAMRQLGKTLLRDVAHRMSGRSGQRDMRRAGAAGELTGSSRAWEFGDTQTWDVTRTITNAVQRQAADGGGGVTGRVRIRMDDVEVAETEARTQAAVALLVDTSYSMIRAGRWVPMKRTALALHQLISTRFRGDHLQLIGFGRHAEVMGIEELTGLAGMQFKGTNLHHGLLLANRFFRKHPSAQPVLLIVTDGEPTAHLERDGHSFFDYPPHPFTIAATVRELEAAGRLGAQTTIFQLGDEPSLGRFLADLAKRVDGRVVTPDLDDLGSAVVGSFLGSRTDLPHDLYDDYGFGRGWWA
- a CDS encoding acyl-CoA dehydrogenase family protein — its product is MAAQSPTELFGIDSLIDPDDRDMTSAVRSLLDAQVRPHLQDWYDAGTVPVKELAPKLGEMGLLGMHLEGYGCAGTSATAYGLACLELEAADSGIRSLVSVQGSLAMFAIWRFGSEEQKQEWLPRMAAGEAIGCFGLTEPDFGSDPGGMRTRARRDGDDWVLNGSKMWITNAPVADVAVVWAKTGESSRDVRGFVVPTDTKGFSAPEIKKKLSLRASVTGEIVLDDVRLPGSAMLPEAAGLSGPLSCLNEARFGIVFGAVGAARDCIETALSYTGDRDIFGKPLAGYQITQTKLADMTLELGKAMLLALHLGRLKDGDGVRPEQISLGKLNNVREAIKIARECRTLLGANGITLEYPVLRHANNLESVLTYEGTSEVHQLMIGQALTGQSAFR
- a CDS encoding MFS transporter; the encoded protein is MSTITRDDESPVTGRSPADRVSDTLPTGRARTVALISLFLASAMELIDVTIVNVALPSIEADLQATGPQLQWIIAAYPLAFAIALITGSRLGDRFGRKRLFVGGLVAFTLLSAACGAAPSAEALVLFRALQGLGAAAMVPQVLSSLQVMYAPEERGKAMGAFTALAGISTVIGPVLGAVLTDLDIAGSGWRAIFLVNVPVGLLALVAALRWIPESRSAVSPGLNPGAVAVLAAGLLAVLYPLTMGHDLGWPEWGFALMIVGAVVLAGFVRHQRRVQRAGLEPLVNLELYRGRGFAGGTAVQMLLFGALSAYFLAQTVYFQAGLGWSVLKAGLVGVPFAVATSAAAGFGVTVLALRIGRQVLQLGALVMAAGLAVMAVVVHLASVTTPWWAFVAPMVVTGVGFGLMVAPVGLFALADVPVEHAGSASGLFNTSGQLANAVGIAVIGTVFFEVVQSVGRAAPVDLFAPAFQVVLAIAAVLLLVSVAAARAVPAKVEVDTR